CGAAGTCTTCCCGAGCGTTACGACCGCGGGTCGAGACGATCGTGCCTTGTTCGACGAACAGGTCGACCATGTCCACGGCAGCCGTCAGCAAACCGCCTGGGTTACCGCGAAGGTCGACGACCAGGGCTCGCATCCCATCGCGGTGCAGCCTCCACATTGCCTGGCTCAGATCGGCCGGGGTGTTCTTCTGGAAACTCGTAATCTTCAAGTATCCGATCTTCGACTCGTTGTCGATGATGTGAATGTTATCGACGCTGGGCACTTCCACGCGATCGCGACGAACCATCATATCGCGGGCAGGTTGATTCGGACTGACCACGGTCACGCGGACGCTCGAACCGATCGGGCCCTTCAGCATGTCGGCAGCTTTGTCGGTCGAAATCACTTCGCACTGGTGACCGTCGACGGCGATAATGCGGTCGCCCGAACGGATACCCGACTGATGAGCAGGGCTTCCTTCGATCGCATGCACGATCAGCAGATTACCCGAGTCGGCTTTCAGTTCGACACCCAGACCGACGAAGTTACCTTCGATCTGCGAGTAAACTTCGGTCAGCTGATCTTGCGTGAGGAAGCTGGTATAAGGATCGAGCGAAGCAGCCGTACCACAAGCGAATTCGAGAATCGTTGCGGTTGGCTTCACGCCCAGGTTTTGCCACATTAGTTCGGCGGCGTAATTAGCCATTTCAACGGCTTGCTGCGGCGAGCTGACGTTCTGCCAGTTCACGTTTTCGTTCAGCATGCGTCGGACCTGGTCGATTCGGTTGCGGTCGACGTCCTTCAGGTTTTTGCTGTTGAAAACGTCTTCCTTCAGGGCCACGTCCAACTGCTTGACGCCTTCGCGACTGATATCGCTCCAGCGGGGCGAATCGACATAGCTGGCTTGGACCTTACGCAGAACCTCGTCGTACAGACGCAGCGAATCTTCGCGCGACATCGTTTCGACCGAGCGAATGAAGCTTTGGTCGGTATAACGGCGGCCGACATCATAGTGCAGGCGAGCCAGGTTCGCCTTTCGCTGCACGCTGGAATCAAAACCGTGCAACCGCAGTGCATCTTCGTAGAAGGTAAGTGCTTCGCCCCAACGGCCTTGGCGTTCGAGTTGTTCGCCATTAGCGATGACTTCGCGAACGGCGGTCTCGTCGATGCGAGCTTCGTCGGGAATCCGGACCTGACTGTAGACAGTCGCCGGAGCCAAACAGAGCAGGGCGATCAAAAGAACAATCGCCGACTTGGTTGATTTATTTACTGTGTGCATGATCCGTCGCAGCGTCCAGTGTCCAACGTCACCAGCTACGACGCGATAATCATCAGTCCCATTGAGAACATGGAGTGGACTGACAGCGGGTCGAAGTACCGGCAACTGGGGGGAGTAAATCTCGTGAAGGACGGGCCATCATTTCGACCCAGTCCACTATAGATCACGAAAATGCCCTGGTCAAAAAATCGACGACCCTTTTTGGCGGGATATTTTCCCTAGAAACGCTACAGCCTGACTTCCGGGTTCCGGTGAGTCGGGTTGAGCCTAATTTCGAGTTTTGCGTCGATCGCGCTTCCTGGCGCTGCGGTACTTCCTGAACCGATCCTACTTCTGGGCTTCCTATCGCACTGTATTGTATGCAGGAGGCCCTCAAAAGGTTCGTTTTCGGGGCAAAAACGGCTGAAAATGGCCGAAAGTGCCAGCATTGATGGCGAGATTAAACCGTCTCGGCAAACTATACCAACGGCAGAACGATAGCCATTAGCACCGCACACGTAAAGCTTGTGGCTCCCAGTACCATCAAAAGGGGAGTCCACGTTTTGAGCGCCTCGACTTCGGTCAAACCGCTCATCTTGGCGAAAATCCAGAACCCGCTGTCGTTCATCCAAGATCCGAACAGCGACCCGGCCCCAATGCTGACCGCCAGGTATACCGGGTGAAAGCCGAGAACTTCCGGGTTGGCCAGGCTCACCAGCATGCCGCTCGAGGTGATCATCGCCACGGTGCTCGAGCCTTGGGCGATCTTCAACACCGAAGCAATGCCAAAGCCCAAGAACAGAATCAGCAGTTTGGCCGAAGCGGCGTCCGAGCCGATCGGGAACATGCTCTGAATCGCTTCCCCGACGTTCGCCACCGTCAGCATTGCACCGAACGCCCCACCAGCGGCCGTAATCAAGATGATCAAGCCACCACTCATCAGCGAGACCTCGACCGAAGTAGCCAACTCTTTCAGCGACAACGACCGCTGCACGGCCAACGTCCACATGGCAATGATTGCCGAGATCAGCAGGGCGAAATTCGGATCTCCCAGCATCGACGTCACGTTGGCCGCTTCTCGCGTCCGGGTTCCCCACTGGTAAGGCTTAACCACGTCCTCATCGTAGGCCGACTGCAACACTTCGCGGTTCATCCGCTCGGCAGTCACCGGTGCCATACGGGCCGGGTTCGAGCCAGCCAGCGACATCGCCGTGCTGGAAAGATTCATTCCCAGAAACGCATCTCGGTTCTTGGGAAAGCTCTTGTCTAATAACAGGTAACGATTCAGCCCCGCGCGAAGTTCGTTTTGCTCTTCGCCGTTGAGATCGCCTGATTGCAGTAGCAACTCGGCAATGCGCACTCGTTCTTCATCCCGTCCGTTGCCGCGAATGGTTGCCAACACATGCTTGCCGAAGTTGTTCTCGGTATCAGCGGCTTCGTCGCTTTGAATCCGCCCACGAAATGCAGTCCAGTCGACGATATCTCCCTCGCGCAGCTGCGCTGCACGTTCGGCGTCGGCCATCGTGGTCAGCACGGTGTTGGTCGAAATCAAAATCACCGGCAACAAAACCGGGGCCAGCGATATCCACAGCGAAGGGAGCTTGTCGTCCGGAATCGCTTCCGGTTCTGGCTCGCTTCCCAGCGGACGCATCGGCAATGGCATCAAGCGGTTCATGAACGACGAAAACCACAGCCCGGCACACGCGGCCGGAAAGGCGATCATCGCCCCGATCAAAATCATCAGGCCTTTATCAACGTTCAACTGATCGGCCACAACCAGCGGACCTGGTGTGGGCGGCACCAGCGTATGCGTAATACAACCACCGGTGGCAATCGCCATCACGTACAGCAAATAATTCTTCTGCGTCTTGCGAAACATCGACCGACCCAGCGGCACAAGCAAGTAGAAGACCGTATCGAAGAAGACCGGCACCGCCAGCACGAAACCGCTTCCCATCAGCGCGATCGGCGAACGCCTTTCCCCAAAGACTGACATAAAAGCCCGAACCACGCGGTCAGCCGCGCCACTATCTAACATGCATTTGCCAATGATCGCCGCCAAGGCAATCACAATACCGACGCCGCCAGCCGTTCCGCCAAACGACGAAGCAACACGCGCAAATTTGTCTTGGATCGGGCCATCGGCCATCAAGCTGACAACCA
This genomic stretch from Blastopirellula marina harbors:
- a CDS encoding S41 family peptidase, with protein sequence MHTVNKSTKSAIVLLIALLCLAPATVYSQVRIPDEARIDETAVREVIANGEQLERQGRWGEALTFYEDALRLHGFDSSVQRKANLARLHYDVGRRYTDQSFIRSVETMSREDSLRLYDEVLRKVQASYVDSPRWSDISREGVKQLDVALKEDVFNSKNLKDVDRNRIDQVRRMLNENVNWQNVSSPQQAVEMANYAAELMWQNLGVKPTATILEFACGTAASLDPYTSFLTQDQLTEVYSQIEGNFVGLGVELKADSGNLLIVHAIEGSPAHQSGIRSGDRIIAVDGHQCEVISTDKAADMLKGPIGSSVRVTVVSPNQPARDMMVRRDRVEVPSVDNIHIIDNESKIGYLKITSFQKNTPADLSQAMWRLHRDGMRALVVDLRGNPGGLLTAAVDMVDLFVEQGTIVSTRGRNAREDFDYTAHMPGTWRVPLVVLIDANSASASEIFAGAIRDHRRGTVVGQRSYGKGSVQGIFPLATAGTGLRLTTAKFFSPSGRAISRNGVTPDVNVRVAGKPDLSEVKAAVEQATSQADPVVDAGLVAARQLLGVPGLSTRVQDQR
- a CDS encoding GntP family permease — encoded protein: MTPFDISLFAQSAITPNQYSLLCLFVGMATVLGLIIIMRANAFLALITAAMVVSLMADGPIQDKFARVASSFGGTAGGVGIVIALAAIIGKCMLDSGAADRVVRAFMSVFGERRSPIALMGSGFVLAVPVFFDTVFYLLVPLGRSMFRKTQKNYLLYVMAIATGGCITHTLVPPTPGPLVVADQLNVDKGLMILIGAMIAFPAACAGLWFSSFMNRLMPLPMRPLGSEPEPEAIPDDKLPSLWISLAPVLLPVILISTNTVLTTMADAERAAQLREGDIVDWTAFRGRIQSDEAADTENNFGKHVLATIRGNGRDEERVRIAELLLQSGDLNGEEQNELRAGLNRYLLLDKSFPKNRDAFLGMNLSSTAMSLAGSNPARMAPVTAERMNREVLQSAYDEDVVKPYQWGTRTREAANVTSMLGDPNFALLISAIIAMWTLAVQRSLSLKELATSVEVSLMSGGLIILITAAGGAFGAMLTVANVGEAIQSMFPIGSDAASAKLLILFLGFGIASVLKIAQGSSTVAMITSSGMLVSLANPEVLGFHPVYLAVSIGAGSLFGSWMNDSGFWIFAKMSGLTEVEALKTWTPLLMVLGATSFTCAVLMAIVLPLV